In the Colletotrichum lupini chromosome 4, complete sequence genome, ACTGAACAGCGTGAGGCTAAAGACCTGACCCGTGGACGGCAGCCGCGAAGCGAGCACCGTCGAGGCCATGAGCGCCGCGTTGGTGGACAGCGAGGCGGGGATGTTGACGCGGACGCCGCCCGAGTAGTCGAAGAAGAAGATGTTGATGGTCAGGAGCCAGAACGACATGGCCCAAATACTGTCGCTCGATGTCGACTTTGTAAGGGATTTGAGGATGGGGGAGAGGCCGAGAAGAGTGGAGTAGATGAGGATAGCGCTCTTGACGGTGCTGAGACGCTGGTTGAGGCGGCTGTTGTCGTCGCCTGGCAGAGGGAAAGAGGATCGCCGCGGGAGGGGCATGCTACTGCCGACTTCTTGGCTGTAGCGGCGGTAGACAGACTGCGAGGTCGCCGACGTGGAAGAAATAAGGGAGCTCGCAGAGGCGGAATGCGAATGCCGCGCCAGACGAGGCCGCTCTGCGCCAGCGGTACTCGACAAATTCGTCGCGGAGCTCGTGGCCGTCGTAGCCGTGGACGAAGCCGCGGCGGCACTACCGTCGTCATGCAGCGGCGGGCTCCGCTGCCTCATACTCCCCGTCCTTCGACTCGGCTCCAATCTCCGCCCCGCGGCCGTGGcactgctgctgccgccgcccgCCAGACCCAGTTCTTTCCGCTCCTCGTCGGCCTCCCAGCGCTCCCACAGCAGCCACCCCAAGAACGTCGCCATGCTGCTGAACGACACAATGGACACGGGTGACACGCGTTCCTGGGATATTAGGACGAAGCAGACGATGAAGAGGATGATGGAGCAGACGTGCTGAACAATCACCGTGGAATCGGCGACAAGGGGCCAAAAGTCGTAGGGCTGCAGGCGCGGGTTGCGCTGGAGGCTCTCGAGAAAGGTGTTTTGGTCCGTGTAGTTGTCCGGGTAGCTCTGCTTCACCCACATGAGCTTCTTCCAGGTCCGCTTGCGACTCCGGCGAGAGCGGGAGCGGTGGCTCCCAGCGACTGCAGAGGCGGCATTGTGACGGAGGCGTGCGCGGGCGGCGCGGTGGTCTGCGCCGAGGGTGGACACATCGGGGAAGGAGGGCACGGGTCGGCGTGGCGGGGATGTCGCTAGGAAGGCATCTTCGGGAGCGAGGCGGGATCTGTCCTGGCGCTGCTGGTGGAAGTTTGTGGTGCTGTTGTTCGTGCTGCTGTTTGCGGTGCCGGTACTGAGGGCCGTCGGGAGGGTGGAGGAGCGGGTGAGGGGCGGGGGGAAGGAGCCAAAGTCCGTTGGTGTTGTCGGGGACATGAGGCGCGGCTTGCCCTTGAGGGCCTCAGTGTGAAGGAACGACAAGAGTACCAGGACTCAATGGGGCGTGTTGGTGATGATTGTTTGAGGCGTTTGACCCAGACCTTTCTATGCGATCGCGAATGGACTGAAGTCGGCGCAAGGCTGCAGACCAAGTTGATTGGGGCCACGGAGAATGCGCGCCAGGAAGGCAGTGGCAGTGGCAGAGGAAGTGAAAGAAAGTGCCAAGGGGGGCCAGGCCACGCCAGGGAGGGCACTCTAGGAAGGAGTCAAGAACGACACAAAAAAAAGGGTGCGTGCACGGACGGGGAAAGGACATTGGTGGGGAAGGGACGCCGAGTCAGTCGATTTCGACAAGGGTGCGTCGCCCGGACCAAGTCGCTGGATTCGGTAACtctaaa is a window encoding:
- a CDS encoding phosphatidylinositol N-acetylglucosaminyltransferase gives rise to the protein MSPTTPTDFGSFPPPLTRSSTLPTALSTGTANSSTNNSTTNFHQQRQDRSRLAPEDAFLATSPPRRPVPSFPDVSTLGADHRAARARLRHNAASAVAGSHRSRSRRSRKRTWKKLMWVKQSYPDNYTDQNTFLESLQRNPRLQPYDFWPLVADSTVIVQHVCSIILFIVCFVLISQERVSPVSIVSFSSMATFLGWLLWERWEADEERKELGLAGGGSSSATAAGRRLEPSRRTGSMRQRSPPLHDDGSAAAASSTATTATSSATNLSSTAGAERPRLARHSHSASASSLISSTSATSQSVYRRYSQEVGSSMPLPRRSSFPLPGDDNSRLNQRLSTVKSAILIYSTLLGLSPILKSLTKSTSSDSIWAMSFWLLTINIFFFDYSGGVRVNIPASLSTNAALMASTVLASRLPSTGQVFSLTLFSIEVFGLFPVFRRYARHRSWGYHYAMTVFLVLGAGAGVGVIVGDNGSGVAAGSCAGMGISCWPWKGAVAGMVVSVLISAIAMGGCSWWLIGLQKYKNEIYGPWDPARPIIMSRRLWDDG